AGGCCCCCGGACGGACGGCGAAAAGCGAGAGCCGCTTTCCATCAGCCACCTTGATTGCCATCTCTACACTCGGGCCGAATTCGGACGGGAATATCTGCACATCGGTGATCTTCCAGTCTTTCGGCAATTCCGGCATGACGATCGCGGTGGCGGCGCGTATTTCTTCGGCGCTATAGCTTGTCGGCGTCTGCGAGGGCATCGAGGCGCGAAGGGCCGCGGTCTGATAGGCGCGGACGGCATCCTCGACATAAGCGGGCGCCGGAACGGAAGCCGCCACCTCGGTCGCTGAAAAGGCGCCGAATGAATTATGCGCCACCCAGCCGGCGGTGACCAGAATGCCGACGGCGGCGATACGCTGCATGGAATGGAGGATGTGGCCATAGGAAAGGCCACGCTCCAGCCGGCGGGCGGCATCGCGGGTCTCGGGACGGCCGAAGACGTTTTCGCCGGCAAGTGCCAGACGCAGCTCACCCTTCATGCTGAGATCGGCCATGACCTTGGCGGCGATCGCCGGATTCTCCGAGAGATAGGATTCTACCTGGATACGACGGGCGACATCGAGCTCGCCATCCACATAGGCGTCGAGATCGGCATCGATGATTGGGTCAATTGCTTTCATTGCCGCTCCCTTCGATTAATCTCAGATGCGAAACGCGCGGCGTCTTTTGCTCGAACTCGCGCAGCTGCGCGCGGGCGCGGGAGATGCGCGACATCAGCGTGCCGATCGGAATGCCGAGCGCACTGGCGGCTTCCTGATAGGAAAGGTCTTCGATGGCAACGAGATGCAGGGCTTCGCGCTGTTCCTCGGGCAGGTCGAAGAAGGCATCGCGCACCTGCTGCAGGCGCACGGCATGTTCTTGCCCGGCCGGCAGCGACTGCTCGGCTTCGACAGCCGCTTCGTCGTGGCGACGCGTCAGCGACCGGTTCTGACGAAGACGATCAATATAGGCATTGTGCAGGATGGAAAGCAGCCAGGTGCGCAGATTGCCACCGCTTCGGAAGCTCTTTCTTTTCTCGAAGGCGCGCACCAAAGCATCATGCACCAGATCCTCCGCCTCATCCGCGTTGCGCACCAGCGCGCGAGCGTAGCGCCTCAGCGCTGCAAGCTGTCCGATGACATCGAAGGGCCGTTCTTTGCGTTCCATGATTGAGTATACGCAAGCGCGCCGGATTTTATTCCCCGTGGCAGAAAAAAAACATGCCGGCCGGACATCGCCGCCGAAGAACCGGGGAAATACCATCGCCAACCGCAGGTGCGCCTTAAATCGGCGATTGTTTATGACAATTGCATGACAGATCATCGCGCCGCTGATTTGGAGGGGAATATAAAAGATGAAGGAAAAGAAGCGGGTCTACGAAGCACTCGTAGACGGCGCCATGGAAGGGCTGACGGGTGAGTCACTTTTTGAGTTCGTCAAGGCCCGATGCCCGAAGGCCACCAGTAAGAAGATTGTCAGGGCTTCGCTTGTCGCTCTGACTGATCCTCATCTCAAGGATCGCAATATTCTCGACGTGATTTATGCGCTTGCGATCAAGCATCGCCTCGATGAAGGCGTGCTTGATGACGGCGACGAGGACGAGCCCGCCGAGCTGGCTCCATTCCAGACGGTCAGCTAGCCTTTCCGGCTTTTCTAAAATGGTCAGCGATAGTCCGAAAGCTCTTCGAGAATTGGACAGTCCGGGCGATCGTTGCCGTGGCAGGCATGCACGAGATGCTCGAGGGTGCGCCGAAGTTCCGTCAGCTCGCGAATCTTGCGGTCGATCTCCCCGAGTTTCGTCTCAGCAATGTCCCTGACGTCAGCGCTCGCCCGGGCTTTGTCCTCGTAAAGCGCCAGCAATTGCCGGCATTCCTCGACGGAAAAGCCGAGGCCGCGCGAACGCTGCAGGAAGCGCAGCTTGTGAACATCGGCCGCAGCATAGTCGCGATAGCCGTTTCCGCCCCTTTCGGGGCGGATCAGGCCGATATCCTCGTAGTAGCGGATGGTCTTCGAAGGCAGGCCGGAGCGCTCAGATGCTTCGCCGATATTCATTGCCGTCTCCTATAATTTTGCAAAGCGCAGTCTCAGCGCATTGGCGATCACCGATACCGATGAGAGGCTCATCGCCGCCGCGGCGATCATCGGTGAGAGCAGCAAGCCGAAAACGGGATAGAGGACCCCGGCGGCGACCGGAACGCCGAGCGCGTTATAACCAAAGGCGAAGCCGAGATTCTGGCGGATATTACGCATCGTAGCCTCAGCCAGCCGCCGCGCCCTGACGATCCCGTTGAGATCGCCTTTGACCAATGTAATGCCTGCGCTTTCCATCGCAACATCGGCGCCGGTGCCCATGGCGATGCCGACATCGGCGGTAGCAAGTGCCGGGGCGTCGTTGATGCCGTCCCCCGCCATGGCGATGACCGCGCCTTTGGCGCGTAGTTCCTCGATCAGCGCCTTCTTGCCTTCCGGCAGCACATCCGCGCGAACCTCATCGATCCCGAGGCTTTTCGCCACGGCCCGCGCCGTCCGCTCGTTGTCGCCGGTCGCCATGATGATCTTCAGTCCGCTTTCGTGCAGCGCTTTGATTGCAGCTGATGTCGTCGGCTTGATCCGGTCGGCGACGGCGACCAGACCGGCAAGCTTGCCGTCGAGCGTCACGAACATCACCGTCTTGCCATCGCCGCGCAGGGCACCGGTCTTCTCCGACAGCGCCGACGGATCGACGCCGAGATCGGCGAGCATTGCTGCATTGCCGAGTGCCACCCTCGTACCGCCGGCAATACCCTGGACACCTTTGCCCGTCTTGGCCTCGAAGCCGGTCACCTCCACGGAGGCGGCACCGCGCTCTTCGGCGCCCGATACGATCGCTTCGGCAAGCGGATGCTCGGAGCCGCGCTCGAGGCTCGCCGCCAGCGACAGCAGCCGGTTCTCCTCGACGTTGCCGACGGCGACGATGTCGGTGAGCACAGGCTTGCCTTCGGTCAGCGTGCCGGTCTTGTCGACGATCAGCGTGTCGACCTTGGAAAAGCGCTCCAGCGCTTCGGCGTCCTTGATCAGCACGCCTTCGCCAGCGCCGCGGCCGGTCGCGATCATGATCGACATCGGCGTCGCAAGGCCGAGCGCACAGGGGCAGGCGATGATCAAAACGGCGACGGCGGCAAGCAGCGCATTTGCCAGGCTCGGCTCCGGTCCGATGGCTGCCCAGACGACGAAGGCCAGGATGGCTACGGCGACGACAGCAGGCACGAAGA
This window of the Rhizobium bangladeshense genome carries:
- a CDS encoding sigma-70 family RNA polymerase sigma factor produces the protein MERKERPFDVIGQLAALRRYARALVRNADEAEDLVHDALVRAFEKRKSFRSGGNLRTWLLSILHNAYIDRLRQNRSLTRRHDEAAVEAEQSLPAGQEHAVRLQQVRDAFFDLPEEQREALHLVAIEDLSYQEAASALGIPIGTLMSRISRARAQLREFEQKTPRVSHLRLIEGSGNESN
- the cueR gene encoding Cu(I)-responsive transcriptional regulator, with amino-acid sequence MNIGEASERSGLPSKTIRYYEDIGLIRPERGGNGYRDYAAADVHKLRFLQRSRGLGFSVEECRQLLALYEDKARASADVRDIAETKLGEIDRKIRELTELRRTLEHLVHACHGNDRPDCPILEELSDYR
- a CDS encoding anti-sigma factor family protein; its protein translation is MKAIDPIIDADLDAYVDGELDVARRIQVESYLSENPAIAAKVMADLSMKGELRLALAGENVFGRPETRDAARRLERGLSYGHILHSMQRIAAVGILVTAGWVAHNSFGAFSATEVAASVPAPAYVEDAVRAYQTAALRASMPSQTPTSYSAEEIRAATAIVMPELPKDWKITDVQIFPSEFGPSVEMAIKVADGKRLSLFAVRPGAFEVQPVSHLALEKAEAAYWQIGDVAYALIADDSGLNLDQAAERLARSLY